Proteins found in one Fusarium keratoplasticum isolate Fu6.1 chromosome 12, whole genome shotgun sequence genomic segment:
- a CDS encoding Oxidored-FMN domain-containing protein codes for MGDALDVGPASKLFQPLDIANGKIRLKHRVILAPLTRNRGTPLNADSTPENPNRIWVPNDLMVEYYTQRTTEGGLIISEGLPPSLEGNAMPGVPGIFLPEQAEGWKKIVDAVHAKGGYIYAQLWHSGRANIPQLTGTPIVAPSAVTWDDPNETFSYPAPHSTTPVKLADHPPIELTVDHIKKTIEDYRKAAKTAMDIGFDGVELHAGNGYLPEQFLSTNINKRTDEYGGTAEKRCRFPLELMEELAKTVGQENLAIRLTPFGLFNQARSEQRVETWGHLCRELKAQLPNLSYVSFVEPRYEQIFSEAEKQEFLNSWGLPTVDLSLFRSIFGDTPFFSAGGFDDGNSWGVLESGKYDGLLYGRYFISNPDLVERLRNGWPLAPYDRSRFYGPFENSTIGYTDYPAY; via the exons ATGGGAGACGCTCTCGACGTTGGCCCGGCTTCCAAGCTGTTCCAGCCTCTGGATATTGCCAATGGCAAGATTCGCCTCAAGCATCGAGTTATCCTCGCACCCCTTACGAGGAATAGAGGTACTCCATTGAACGCCGACTCAACGCCCGAAAACCCCAACCGAATCTGGGTGCCCAATGACTTGATGGTGGAGTACTATACTCAGAGGACGACAGAGGGTGGCCTTATTATCTCAGAAGGCTTGCCACCTTCGCTGGAG GGTAATGCCATGCCGGGTGTGCCCGGCATCTTTCTCCCTGAGCAAGCCGAGggctggaagaagattgTCGATGCCGTCCATGCCAAAGGAGGATATATCTACGCCCAGCTCTGGCACTCAGGTCGCGCCAACATCCCTCAACTGACGGGCACACCCATCGTTGCCCCATCTGCTGTCACTTGGGATGACCCCAACGAGACCTTCTCTTACCCAGCACCTCACAGTACGACACCGGTCAAGTTGGCGGATCACCCGCCGATTGAGCTTACTGTCGACCACATCAAGAAAACCATTGAGGACTACcgcaaggctgccaagacaGCCATGGACATTGGCTTCGACGGCGTTGAACTCCACGCTGGAAACGGATACCTGCCAGAGCAATTCTTGAGtaccaacatcaacaagcgAACCGACGAGTATGGAGGAACAGCCGAGAAGCGATGCAGGTTTCCGCTGGAACTTATGGAGGAGTTGGCCAAGACGGTTGGCCAGGAGAACTTGGCTATCCGATTGACTCCATTCGGTCTATTCAACCAGGCCCGCAGTGAGCAGCGAGTCGAGACCTGGGGTCACCTCTGTCGTGAGCTGAAGGCGCAACTTCCTAACTTGTCCTACGTCAGCTTCGTCGAGCCTCGATACGAGCAAATCTTCTCCGAGGCAGAGAAACAGGAGTTCTTGAACTCTTGGGGCCTGCCGACCGTTGACCTGTCTCTGTTCAGGTCCATCTTTGGTGACACGCCTTTCTTCTCCGCTGGGGGGTTTGACGATGGAAACTCCTGGGGCGTGCTTGAGAGCGGCAAGTATGACGGCCTATTGTATGGCCGCTATTTCATCAGCAATCCTGATTTGGTGGAGAGGCTGCGAAACGGTTGGCCTCTTGCGCCTTATGACCGGTCGCGTTTCTATGGACCTTTTGAGAATTCTACTATTGGATATACGGACTATCCTGCCTATTAA
- a CDS encoding Carboxylic ester hydrolase, whose protein sequence is MKVLTNISALLAFGLGPSQVTAKHYNPVKLDGYGTFSGTVINSTYSKQVLPAPVDAWLGINYAAPPTGNKRFSPVDAPAKFRGVKTADTYGKACIQDASSRTPLDTQDEDCLSFNVYRTKGVPLSKKLPVLVWIHGGSFCVGSWASFDAAAFVASSKEPIVVVNFHYRLNSLGFLPSELFEDEGLLNLGIRDQNYFLQFVQKHIGSFGGDRKSVTIGGRSAGGHSVGIHYFHNYGKDTKPLFARAIHQSGSVTSRAFPNASYPLYKRQYAEYLSFLGCDKAKTNKATLKCLRKADINDIRNISTKIYNDYDPVLTWPFQPVHGGPLFEKPGSQSGYDGAFFHVPTISSTTTDEGKFYTPGDLETNQEFLDYLHNISPALTEEDLADIASLYPDPASDPTSPFANSPNSTQYNRISAAWSDYAYICPGQETTYRTSTAGVPTWKVRFNTRNKVPDWQGIPHTSDTAYTWNEPTTEFPEISHIYHAYLASFVASGDPNRHRYPGSPKWPSYQGGDESPQQLVVQPQNTKVEEDSIRKEACLFWRDPERAPRLNK, encoded by the coding sequence ATGAAGGTTTTGACGAACATCAGCGCGTTGCTGGCCTTTGGGCTGGGTCCTTCGCAAGTTACTGCGAAGCACTACAACCCTGTCAAGCTTGATGGATACGGCACTTTTTCAGGCACGGTCATCAACAGCACTTACTCCAAACAGGTCCTCCCAGCACCAGTCGACGCCTGGCTCGGTATCAACTACGCGGCACCACCCACTGGAAACAAGCGATTCTCCCCAGTAGATGCACCTGCTAAATTCCGAGGAGTTAAGACCGCCGACACCTACGGAAAGGCGTGTATCCAAGATGCTTCTTCCCGGACTCCCCTTGACACTCAAGACGAAGACTGCCTCAGCTTCAACGTCTATCGAACAAAGGGCGTACCCTTGAGCAAGAAACTCCCCGTCCTCGTGTGGATCCACGGAGGTTCATTCTGTGTCGGCAGCTGGGCAAGTTTCGATGCCGCCGCATTCGTGGCTTCATCCAAAGAACCCATTGTTGTCGTCAACTTCCACTACCGTCTCAACTCTCTTGGTTTCCTGCCCTCTGAGCTTTTTGAGGATGAAGGTCTGCTGAACCTTGGAATCCGAGATCAAAACTATTTTCTGCAGTTTGTGCAGAAGCACATTGGCTCTTTTGGAGGTGATCGCAAGTCTGTTACTATTGGCGGTCGATCTGCTGGTGGCCACTCTGTGGGAATCCACTACTTCCACAACTACGGCAAAGACACCAAGCCCTTGTTCGCCCGGGCGATTCATCAGTCTGGCTCTGTCACCTCAAGAGCCTTTCCCAACGCGAGCTATCCCCTCTACAAGCGTCAATACGCCGAGTATCTGTCTTTCCTCGGatgcgacaaggccaagacaaaCAAGGCCACCCTCAAATGTCTTCGAAAGGCAGACATAAACGACATTCGAAACATTAGCACCAAGATTTACAACGACTACGACCCTGTCCTGACTTGGCCTTTCCAGCCTGTCCATGGAGGACCTTTGTTCGAGAAGCCCGGTTCACAATCGGGTTACGACGGCGCCTTCTTCCATGTCCCGACCATTTCATCGACTACCACTGACGAGGGAAAGTTTTACACGCCCGGTGACTTGGAGACTAACCAGGAGTTTCTGGATTATCTGCACAACATCTCGCCAGCTCTGACAGAGGAAGACTTGGCCGATATCGCTTCTCTATACCCCGATCCAGCATCAGACCCAACTTCACCATTCGCAAACTCGCCAAACAGCACCCAGTACAACCGTATTTCCGCTGCCTGGAGCGACTACGCCTACATTTGCCCCGGCCAAGAAACCACCTATCGAACATCCACAGCTGGCGTACCAACCTGGAAGGTTCGTTTCAACACGAGGAACAAGGTTCCAGACTGGCAGGGTATCCCACACACATCTGACACGGCATATACCTGGAACGAACCCACTACTGAGTTCCCTGAGATCAGCCACATTTACCATGCATACCTGGCCAGCTTTGTGGCATCGGGAGATCCCAATCGTCATAGGTACCCCGGTAGCCCGAAGTGGCCGTCATATCAAGGTGGGGATGAGTCGCCGCAGCAGCTCGTTGTGCAGCCCCAGAACAcgaaggttgaggaggactCGATTCGAAAGGAGGCTTGTTTGTTCTGGAGAGATCCCGAAAGGGCCCCTCGGCTGAACAAGTAG